The Arachis hypogaea cultivar Tifrunner chromosome 19, arahy.Tifrunner.gnm2.J5K5, whole genome shotgun sequence genome has a window encoding:
- the LOC112778942 gene encoding uncharacterized protein — protein MRKPLEFEEGEHVFLKVTPTIRVGREIKTKKLNPHYIGLFKILKRIGPVAYRIALPPHLSNLHDVFHVSHLWKYNPDTSHVLEPESVQVREDLTLPIIPVRIGDTSIKRLRGKKESLVKVAWSPLKILLNYVALGYTTKSTKVEYWFVVGYWKWKLNDK, from the exons ATGCGGAAGcctttagaatttgaggaaggagagcaTGTGTTTTTGAAGGTTACTCCAACAATCAGAGTGGGTAGAGAAATTAAGACGAAGAAACTGAATCCCCATTACATCGGTCTATTTAAGATTctgaagagaattggaccagtAGCCTACAGGATTGCCTTACCGCCGCATCtgtcgaacctgcacgacgtgtttcacgtgtcgcatcTTTGGAAGTATAATCCCGATACAAGTCATGTTCTGGAACCGGAATCGGTTCAAGTAAGAGAAGATCTGACACTTCCAATAATCCCGGTTAGGATTGGCGACACCAGCATCAAGCGATTACGCGGAAAGAAAGAATCATTGgtcaaagtagcttggagtcCG CTTAAGATCTTGCTTAATTATGTTGCCTTGGGTTATACGAcaaaatcgaccaag GTTGAGTATTGGTTTGTTGTTGGATATTGGAAATGGAAATTGAATGATAAATGA